ACAATTAAGTTTGAATTAGAATCTACTAATAATATTCCAGAAGATTTTACATTTATATTTGAAGGTGCTTTATTTGCTAAAAATCTAAAGAACATTGAGGGTGATCTAGTTACTATTGAAGTAGGTCAAGGAACTAAGATGAATAAAGGTGTTGAGAAGGATGCTATATTATGTCAAATGTATAGTGAAGACAAGGATACTAAAATCATCTTTAAAAGACTAAGTGATAAATAGAGCTCAAAATACAAATACACTTATATAAGTATTCAAATAAGTGTATTTGTAAATAAAACAATAAAAGGAAATGAGAAATGCTAATAGAGAAAAAAATGGTAAATAAAGAGTCATGTATTGAGAAGTTTGATAGAAAGTTTTCTAACTTTTGTGAAAAGAATATATTATCATTATATTATACAATATATCCAGAGTATATTGAAATTATAGATAATAGTGGTCTAATGGAAGAACCTTTAGAATATGAGTTCAATTTTAATAAAAGTGCGAGGACTATGATACATGATATAATAGAAGATCTTAAAGAGTTCTATCCTAAAATGTATCATAGAGACGAGAAGGTCTATACAACTAGCGATTTTAAAGAGTTACTTAGAAAATATACACCAGATGAGATAGAAGCTCTTGAAGTTGAAACTGATAGAAAACTAATGTATACTGTATATAGAGTTAATAATGAACATAACGAGATAAATATCATAGATCATTCTGATTTTAACAGGAAGAAAACATATAAGTTTACTATCCCTGTAATGGAGTTTATCAATGTGTTGTATAAAGACTCTGATGAAGCTTATAAACTTTTTAAATCAAAAGCTAAGTATATAAGCCTAATATAAAAGGTTGGACTTTTAAACTAAAAAAGAGGGAGAACATATTGACAAATAGGACTTGGATTCAAGAAAAACTGATTGAATTAAACTATGATACACCTAAACTTCAGAGTTTATATAAGGAGTTTGCACTAGAACAAAGCTCACTAATGGCTTACAATTCTTACTGTAGAAGAATATCAGAGGTTAAAGCTGAACTAGAAATAGACGAGCTAGAGGAGTGTGACTTATCCAATGAGGATTTAACTACTAATTTAGTAAAAAAGTCTGCTAGTACTCAGAAATTAAGAGACTCTAGAAACTTTGAAGTAAAAATAAAAAGAGAAAATGAAAGACTCTATAATTTACTAGAAGATAAGTTTGATGCTATATTAGATAATTTTCATAAAGTTGATCTAAAGAGTCTAAAGTTACCTCCTATAAAAAAGACTATTGAGAACAAGTATGCTGTACTTCAAATATCTGATATACATGCAAATGAAATAATATTATTAGAAGAAACGCATGGATTAAATGAATATGACTTTACAGTCTTATCTAAGAGATTAAGGAAATATATACAAGAGAGTATATTCTATTTTAAGAAGGTCAAAGTAACTGATGTCTATATAGCTTTTACAGGTGATTTTGTTAATTCTAGCAGAAGGCTAAGTGAGAAGTTAGCTCAAAGTGCTAGTGTTTCTAAAGCATCACTATTACTAACTTATTTACTGGAGCAAGCAATAATAGATTTAAGAAAGCAAGGATTTAAGCTACATGTAGTCAATGCTGTAGGTAATGAATCTAGATTATCTGATCATATGGAAAGTAATGAAATGACGGCAAGTGAAAACTGGGATTTCTTAATTTTTAATTCACTTAGGCACTTATTTAGAGGTGTAAAAAACGTAGATTTTATTGTACCTGATAATCAGATTACATCAGTAATAGAATTACCTAATGGATTTAACTTTTTAATTACACATGGTCATACCATAAAAGGTGATGCTGAAAAAGGTTTAGGTAAGTTAATACTAAATCATAGCTATAAAGGTTTAATTATTCATATGGTGCTTTATGGACACTACCATTCTTCAAGTATAGGTGATTTTGTGTGTAGGTGTGGTAGTTTGTGTGGAGGTAATAGTTATTCAACCTCTGACTTAAAGTTACTATCAAGAGCAAGTCAGAATTTATATTTGATAAATGATAATAAGTCTTTTACTGGAGTTAAAATTGACTTACAAGACGTATCAGGAGTTGAGGGATATAATTTAGCAGAAGAGTTGGCAGCCTATACTAAAGCAAGCTCTAAAGCTAACCTAAGAATAACTGGTTAGGTATTAGGACAACTTGCTTCTATAGTAAATAAATAGTATACTAATAACAAGAAAAGGAGAATAATAATAGATAATGGATAAAGAAAAAATAACATTAACCTATGAGAGTAAAGGAGTTAAATCTACACATGATATAGAGTTGAAAGAACCTCATAAAATTATGGAGTTTGTAGGAGAGTCCTATAGTAAACTATATAGCATGTTAGCAATAGACGTAGGAATAGCTACGAGTATACTAGATGACTTTTCATATGAAGTAGACTTAAATATTAAGGATAGAGTAAAAGTTTCTGAACTAGGAATCAAGCCTGAGTTTGAAAATGTTGAAGAGTTCCAACAAGAGATAAATGGTGATAGTGGCTTTAAAGCTTTTATCTATGATATGTATAAGGAAGCTTTTTATGAGTAGAATAGTAGGGAGAAAAATATGAGAAGATTATGGGTTTATGATGATTTATGGGAAGAGGGTTATAGATTTGATGATGTTATTAATAACGCTTATGTCATGATTAAAGCAAAAAATGAATATGAGGCTATCGAATTTTTAAGTGACAATCACAATACTATAAAAGTAAACAACGGTAGTAGCTCTTCTAAAAGTAAGTTTAATAGCATTTACTGTAATGCTCTATGCTTACTAGTATAAAAAGAAGGAGGGTAAGAAATAATGGAAAACAATAAAATATATGATACACTAATAATAGACTGTAACAACCTCTATCATAGAGCCTACAAAGGTGATTCTGCTATGCAGACCATCTATAATAATACTAAGTTACAAACTCAAGGAATATCAGGATCACTAGAAAGGATTCAAACATATATTAAAAAGTATCTTAAAGAAGGTGGCAAAATATATTTCTTATTTGATGATTCAAACGGTGGTGAGAAAATTGATGATAAACTTCTAGGATATAAATCCAATAGAAAAAAAGAGCATAAAGCATTTTATAGATCTCTTGACTATCTAGAGTTTATACTAAGACATTACATGGATAATTCTTATATATTAAGAACACCTAGTATAGAAGCTGACTCTTGGGTAAAGCCTTTATTAGAATATGAACGAGATAAAGATAAGAAGAATCTAATGATTAGTACTGATATGGACTGGGCTGGAAACTTATCTGAAAATACACATTGGTACTCATTTTATAACAAAGAAATATTTACTATAAGTGAGTTTGAAAATAAGTATAAATTTAAGCCTACAGAATCAGCAGTATGTTTCTATAAAAGTTTTTATGGAGATGCTTCAGATAATATTGAAGGTCGATATACTCAAATGACACCTAAGAAGTTTAATTATATCATAGATAACTTTAAGAACATGAAAGGCTTTTTACAAGGTTGTAGAGAGAAAAGTATTGAAGTTTTTAACGAAGCAATATATACTAGAATGGAAAGAGAGAAATATAACTTAACAACTAATTGGGAGTTAATAGCTTTTAAAGAAATATCAAAGAGTGTTCTTGAACATAATCTATTAAAAACTAAAGTGAATCTATTAAAATTAAATAGTATGTATCAAGCTTTAGCCTTAACTATAGATAAAAGAGTTATTAGTAGTAATGACGTCTTGGACAACCTGTTTGAGAAGCAGTACACAAAAAGGAAGTAAAGTAATTGATAATATTTTCAACAAAAGATAACTATATAACAGCTAAAGCTAGAGACCAAAGCGAGAGAGTTAAATCACAATGTAATAGTTTTCTCAAAGGTGAAGGTTTTTGGTGGTGTAAAGAAGATTATTGTTGGAAGTTATTTTCCTTATATCTAAATGATAACTTAATAAATAAATGTAGATTCATAGATGAGGTAGAAGGTAATATGAGAAGTCTTTTATCTTTTAGAAGAGAATTAGAGAATAAAGAGTGGGTAACTAAGACAGGTGTTAAATATGATAAGGACTTACTAAAGTATCCTCCTCTAAATAGAGGTCAAATTAGAGCTATTAATAATGTTGTATCTCATGAAGGCTTTATACTAAATCTATCTGTAGGTTATGGTAAAAGTTATATTTCTGCCTCAGCATTTAATCATTTACTAGCTAATAAAATATGTGATAAGATTTTTATTGTTACAGTAAACTCAATGGTAAATGGCTGGGCATCGGAACTAGTTAAGTTTACTGACTTAAATCGTGAAGAAATATATGTATTTGATGCAAAGAAGGCCCGTAACCCTTGGGAGAATAATGACTGCAAAGCCTTAATATGTTCCTATAATAATTTAAAATGTTTAGTAGAAGATCTTTTTAAAAAGAAAGGATACTCATTAAAGGCTATTAAAGAATCTAAAAAATATAACTATCATGAGGAGTTTCTATCTTGGTCTAAAGATTTTTTTATGATAATAGATGAAAGTCATCATATTTCTTCCCATAAGAGTAAGAACAATAAATATGTTAAAGGGATTTCTCTAGTTGCAAAACAAGTAGTTACAATGACAGGAACTTTATACAGACGAGGATTTGAAGAAATATTCCAACAACTTTCAGTAGTTGCTCCAGATCTAGTTGATAACTTTCCACATAAAGGTGAAAACTATCAAAGATTTTTAAATGCTATAGCTGAGTTAGAAAAGCCTTATTCTACTAAAGTAGTAAAAATTAAAGAAGAAATGAAGAGTTATCTTGAACCTTTATATAGTAAGTATAT
This sequence is a window from Candidatus Woesearchaeota archaeon. Protein-coding genes within it:
- a CDS encoding SNF2-related protein — encoded protein: MIIFSTKDNYITAKARDQSERVKSQCNSFLKGEGFWWCKEDYCWKLFSLYLNDNLINKCRFIDEVEGNMRSLLSFRRELENKEWVTKTGVKYDKDLLKYPPLNRGQIRAINNVVSHEGFILNLSVGYGKSYISASAFNHLLANKICDKIFIVTVNSMVNGWASELVKFTDLNREEIYVFDAKKARNPWENNDCKALICSYNNLKCLVEDLFKKKGYSLKAIKESKKYNYHEEFLSWSKDFFMIIDESHHISSHKSKNNKYVKGISLVAKQVVTMTGTLYRRGFEEIFQQLSVVAPDLVDNFPHKGENYQRFLNAIAELEKPYSTKVVKIKEEMKSYLEPLYSKYIQKGETVIDVETHDNKIDVKLSEKHFKFYQEVSQMILANSIEDDEGVSSSGFLSNYNLFTQALADPNILKEKYPLELKDFKWNIEENVKYQATLDILENHPFDKVIIWVKTPSLIKDLNKKLSKYGVVSYCGETKIPKGITRSKFKTDLIEKFNTTEDNKILITNEMSLGTGVTITGASVSIHWTITSNYVDYAQSKGRIRRFGQTKSVYYYYLIADNSIDKTSFRNLDDRGYLNGVKAKYKYLSQKQIKSLLLGEIIS